Below is a genomic region from Streptomyces sp. RPA4-2.
GATCTTGTTGTCCTCGAACGCCTCACGGGTCATGAGCTCGTCGCCGGGATCGTCCTCGACGAGCAGGACCTGGATGGGTTCGACGCGGGTGGTCACGTACGTGCTCCTTCGGGTGGGCGCGCTGTTTCGTCGACCCGAGGATCGGGTTCGGGGCGCGCCATGGGCAGGGTGAACGACACGTCCGTGCCCTCGCCCGCGGCGCCGTCCAGGGTGATGGTGCCACCGTGATGCTCGACGATCTTCCGGCAGACGGCAAGCCCGATCCCGGTACCGTCGTACTCGTCACGGCCGTGCAGCCGCTGGAAGATGACGAAGACCTTCTCCCTGAACTCGGAGTCGATGCCTATCCCGTTGTCACGCACCCCCAGCCGCCACTCCCCCTCAGCCCCCTCGCAGTGGACGACGATCTCGGGTGTCCGCCCGGGGTCGCGGAACTTCACGGCGTTGCCGATCAGGTTCTGCCAGAGCATCGTCAGGGTGGTCGCGTCGCCCGTCACGGTGGGCAGCGGCCCCTCGCGCACCACGCGGGCGTCGGTCTCGTCCAGGGCCACGCTGAGGTTGCCCAGCGCCCTGTCCAGTACGTCGTCGAGCGCGACCGGCACCAGCTTCTCGCCCACGCGGCCGACCCGGGAGAAGGTCAGCAGGTCGTTGATGAGGGTCTGCATGCGCTTGGCCCCGTCGACGGCGAAGTCGATGTACTGCTTGGCCCGGTCGTCCAGTTGGTCGCCGTAGCGTTTCTCCAGCAGCTGGCAGAAGGACGCGACCTTGCGCAGGGGTTCCTGCAGGTCGTGGGAGGCGACGTAGGCGAACTGCTCCAGTTCCCCGTTGGAGCGCTTCAGCTCCAGCGCCTGTGCGTCGAGTTCCGCGGTCCGCTGCTCCAGGAGCGTCTCCCGCGCCATGGAGGCGGAGAGCTCCTCGACGATGCGGTGGCGCATCTCCTCGACGGCGCGTGCCACCGCCTCCAGGTCCCGTGGCCCGTCGAGCCGGATCGTACGCTCGAACGCTCCGCCGCTGACGTCGACCGAGGCCGCTTCCAGGGTCCTCAGCGGCCGTCCGACGATGCGGTGCAGCAACAGGGTCAGTGCCAGTCCGCTCGCCAGGAAGGCGGCGAGCGTGCCGCCGAAGAAGAGGTTGCGGGACTGCCGGCTCTCCTCCGCCGACGCGCGGGTCCGGTCGCGCAACTGCCCGAGGTGCGTCTCCATGGTGGACAGCAGCTTCCGGGTCTCGTCGAACTGGGTCTTGCTCGCCTCCAGTCCGGGCGTGCCGCGACCGCCCGTACGGACCGACTCGATCAGGGGCCTGGCGTAGTCACGGCGCCAGGCGTCGCCGGCCCCCCGCACCGCGCGCAGGTCGGCCGCGACCCGGGGCTGGCCGGTGAGCAGTGTGCTCAGACGGGCGCTCAGTGTCGCCTCGTCCCGCACCCCGGACTCGTAGGGCTCGAGGAAGCTGGTGTCCTTGCTCAGGACGTAGCCCCGTACGCCCGTCTCCTGGTCGACCAGCGAGGTCTCCAGTTGGAAGGCGGTGGAACGGGCGGGCTGGATGAGGTCGGTGAGGAGGTCG
It encodes:
- a CDS encoding CHASE3 domain-containing protein; amino-acid sequence: MTRTPGTPEPADDAAAGRPSRVARLTVQGWIHLVLAVNVLLVIVFAVSGGVLQSRADDRTDLLTDLIQPARSTAFQLETSLVDQETGVRGYVLSKDTSFLEPYESGVRDEATLSARLSTLLTGQPRVAADLRAVRGAGDAWRRDYARPLIESVRTGGRGTPGLEASKTQFDETRKLLSTMETHLGQLRDRTRASAEESRQSRNLFFGGTLAAFLASGLALTLLLHRIVGRPLRTLEAASVDVSGGAFERTIRLDGPRDLEAVARAVEEMRHRIVEELSASMARETLLEQRTAELDAQALELKRSNGELEQFAYVASHDLQEPLRKVASFCQLLEKRYGDQLDDRAKQYIDFAVDGAKRMQTLINDLLTFSRVGRVGEKLVPVALDDVLDRALGNLSVALDETDARVVREGPLPTVTGDATTLTMLWQNLIGNAVKFRDPGRTPEIVVHCEGAEGEWRLGVRDNGIGIDSEFREKVFVIFQRLHGRDEYDGTGIGLAVCRKIVEHHGGTITLDGAAGEGTDVSFTLPMARPEPDPRVDETARPPEGART